A stretch of Brassica rapa cultivar Chiifu-401-42 chromosome A08, CAAS_Brap_v3.01, whole genome shotgun sequence DNA encodes these proteins:
- the LOC103833725 gene encoding uncharacterized protein LOC103833725, which translates to MELELPNRLYGEGLEPQVKKINNSCRLKLLELLKEKLEPEFDEVMKDPNFSQIMVIQKNDLKFSARLVHSFLCKELMTSKRHEKWFTFARRPLRFGLQEYHAVTGLKVKRENNSGLVTWKDDDGFWSKQIKTNGKINLQIIKKKHLEESNTWTWVDRVRLIYLCVIMGVVMGKDEKVNIPHLYMKLAMDLEKLRNYPWGLYSFDFLLKQIDKTRHKLKQKKGYLMEGFLFGFQIWIMEAVPALGEICGTKGILHSFMESPINGVVLLATDFLQKDEKKDERVDRILDMINSKHDWNNHVWGIKEATNSEFEEFGEEKREDQTADTERGENSHVAGNVDGTADVSGRNKRKHADRGAESRKKNVLCHLAASSKGNIDTYMKNFLEDLVQASFTTFGEKLCQQFSDRLGKIEAEVTQLRTTLVVTELVGKSDQASGPSMTKINSGPSTSKKGTAPSKKKAVKNQELKTADSCVNLPRAKVTQSSASDLRMGTQEFLESCKKNLPLDTFVKGLNPSQAKVEDSLDWLELPKSLKKPTDSLELLKSLKKPAVRLDDRDIELDGEDFPDRCLVFVHPTDFKKMQD; encoded by the exons ATGGAGTTGGAGTTGCCTAATCGTTTATACGGTGAGGGATTGGAACCTCAGGTTAAGAAGATTAATAACAGCTGCCGACTAAAACTTCTCGAGTTGCTGAAAGAAAAACTGGAACCAGAATTCGATGAAGTTATGAAAGATCCCAATTTTTCACAGATTATGGTTATCCAGAAGAATGATCTGAAGTTTTCGGCGAGGTTGGTACACTCTTTCTTGTGTAAGGAGTTGATGACAAGCAAGAGACATGAGAAGTGGTTCACTTTCGCTAGGAGACCTCTGCGTTTTGGATTGCAAGAGTATCATGCTGTCACTGGTCTGAAAGTGAAGCGAGAGAATAACAGTGGGTTAGTGACATGGAAAGATGATGATGGTTTTTGGAGCAAGCAGATAAAGAcaaatggaaaaataaatttgcaGATCATAAAAAAGAAGCATTTGGAAGAGAGCAATACCTGGACTTGGGTTGATAGGGTGAGACTGATATATCTTTGCGTTATTATGGGTGTGGTGATGGGGAAGGATGAGAAGGTGAATATCCCGCATCTGTACATGAAGTTGGCGatggatttggagaagcttcggAATTACCCATGGGGTCTGTATTCGTTTGATTTCCTTCTGAAGCAAATTGATAAAACAAGGCATAAATTAAAGCAGAAAAAGGGGTATCTGATGGAAGGATTCTTGTTTGGTTTCCAAATTTGGATAATGGAAGCTGTTCCTGCTTTAGGAGAGATTTGTGGCACAAAA GGGATTTTGCATTCATTCATGGAATCTCCTATAAATGGAGTGGTCCTTTTGGCAACTGATTTTTTACAGAAGGATGAGAAGAAAGACGAAAGAGTAGATCGCATTTTGGATATGATCAATAGTAAACATGATTGGAACAATCATGTTTGGGGAATAAAAGAAGCTACGAACTCTGAATTTGAGGAATTTGGCGAAGAGAAAAGAGAGGATCAAACAGCTGATACTGAGAGAGGTGAAAATAGTCATGTTGCAGGGAATGTTGATGGCACAGCTGATGTTTCGGGAAGAAACAAGAGAAAGCATGCAGACCGAGGAGCAGAGTCAAGGAAGAAGAATGTTTTGTGCCACCTAGCTGCTTCATCAAAAGGAAATATTGACACATATATGAAAAATTTCTTGGAGGATCTGGTACAAGCTTCTTTTACTACTTTTGGGGAGAAATTATGTCAGCAGTTCTCGGACAG ATTGGGGAAAATTGAGGCTGAGGTTACACAGCTCAGGACAACTTTAGTGGTGACTGAATTGGTGGGAAAGAGTGATCAAGCAAGCGGTCCTAGCATGACCAAAATCAACAGTGGTCCTAGCACCAGCAAAAAAGGCACTGCTCCATCAAAGAAAAAG GCTGTAAAAAACCAAGAGTTAAAGACTGCTGATTCGTGTGTCAATTTACCTCGTGCAAAAGTTACTCAATCATCAGCTAGTGATCTTCGTATGGGTACACAAGAGTTTTTGGAAAGTTGCAAGAAGAACCTTCCATTAGACACATTTGTGAAAGGTTTGAATCCTTCTCAAGCTAAAGTCGAAGATTCATTGGATTGGTTGGAACTTCCAAAATCATTGAAGAAGCCAACAGATTCATTGGAACTTCTAAAATCATTGAAGAAGCCAGCGGTCCGATTAGATGACCGAGATATAGAGCTAGACGGCGAAGATTTCCCTGACCGCTGCTTGGTGTTTGTGCATCCTACAGATTTTAAGAAGATGCAGGACTGA